The Castanea sativa cultivar Marrone di Chiusa Pesio chromosome 4, ASM4071231v1 sequence gaattgaaatatttggatgtagagattaaatgttaatctcatatggatatgatccataagtccttgttagaatcatttggtcaattcagattgttttgaaaataaataatttttttttatattatctgaattgatgggTGAGTTCTATGcaacggaagacatcctaaaagctaaggctaggatcaatatgatttaattcaaattcttagcctagactGAAAGgaaaaagtggtaaaaaaaaaaggaattaaaataccaaacagttgggcaagctagttgccctagtagttgccaaaaaggaaattagactcaaaagtatgaccaaaaggaaagtgtttccggttttggtaaagctaagcattgtccatgattcttttctagatggaaatttacatgttttactttgaAAGATAAAGTTTTCGTCCTTTAGCAatgtatgttttggcacttatgtctagatcttgtTAATCTAAATGacattcaagattggtgaaagatgggcttttagaaccattattttgttatattcccaatctatgaattctatttagaggataatacgATCTAGGGTTCCAttattgtaaaggaatatagTTTCAATAACTTCGTTTAAGTGAGCGCATAcatgaaggaggaataagactcttttagaaatagtaaagtacattattagtatttccatttgcttattttttttggagatatattgcaattattactatacattttctaaatctgatttcaaaagttttttcttatgatatttgtcaaattgtggattaggtgaaaacctagtatataatacttccacttttggagatgtccagcacttgtgctagaaaggaagtctaacaaattgaaatcaaaagatagaaaaatgtgtgtttatgttggatatccaaaagaaattacagaatattgttttggtagtcataaagaagatatgtttttgtaaagtacaaatataaagtttcttgatgatgactatgtgaataatcttaaagcaaaacgtagaattgttctagaaggaaaatgtcagaatttgttgtaggacacctatgaaatacatttaaaaatgagatagttgtattagatacatcacAAGGCATTATTCTACAAATATAGCTAGTGCACCggtacaatatcgtagtgggaggattgttaattaacaaataaattcatacgtttggaataaacttttgaagtcattcgaCAATGATATGAATTTTATCCTCAGTCCTAcgtagaggcaatagatgatatgaatatggattattggatcaaggttatgtaaatagaattacattctatttaaagtctagaacttgtagaggagcctaatggcattaatcctattgttctcaaataggtctacaagaaaaatgagattgatagaattgaatgtgcaaaccttcaaagtcaagactaatggcgaaaatatttatttagaaagaaatggttcaactataaaaagattttttcaccaatagtcaagtttgacactatctagattctcttatccattatatttcatttgaatgaaatatggcaatgaatgtcaagaaagcttctattagtagcaatcttgagaaaaacatctatatgatgtaactagacttgtacataacaaagaaccagtagtgtctagtatgcaagttgcttaaattccatttatggactaaaacacgcatctaaattataaaatatcatctttgatcaagaaatcaaattgtttgattttgatcaagtattaaaaggccttatgtgtgtaaagctatatagaataataaatttcttaatgtatattgatgacattctaatcatttagaatgatgtaaagttattgtcatcaatagaGTTTTTTGTTGTCTAATCTAgattgatataaagtacttggaaAAGACTAGTTATCCTAGGAATTTAACTTTATTAAAATTCTGAAATTAGGATGTTGGATCTATCTCatactgcttaaatagattagattttagccaagtatagcatataatgcttcaagaaaggattctttccttttaagtttgaagttcctttataaaGGACTAtgacatgtcataaataattattggcatgtcataaataattaaattgtttaattatatgagaccatctataaatgaactaatgggacattatcatagtccatgagatgcattgtatgtaatttatgtgatttagtcacagaagatgtaaatcacaagttccttgtaaactcaaaatgtagttcgtagtcggtgatgaaattgggcgtttcatctgcgaaaactataacatatcaactaagatgatttgtcttgatcatggaagtggagacttctagttggtatgttgatatgttttaagagttaaagacatattgaacaggaccgctgtgagatttattattctcctaacgattgtcaaatgaataataaatttcacgacttttatttacataaactctaaatcctaagagaataatggacctgatcatgagatgtaggttactttgatatatcaggagtgagatctattggtcacggtcaaaacctcagtatgttgggtagccgcatttagtgttgatggaatatatattctcaagatggaattcataatctcttaacggagatataaaatattcccttgagataagtttaatgggtttggttattcagaatgttggacccaaccactttagtaaggagttactaaagtatatatttatgaaattggatttcttaaatatatgatgaataacaaaaatgattaaaccgggttCTCaatgattaagatgtagtaatcttcaaagtggtagttTATATTcctgactttgtattactacgaatattttaataaaggggttgaatgtataataaagtcttgagatacaatttatagataaggcctagagtgcaactatatttatatagtggtattaaatataatttatggtaactttgaacttgtcaagagttgacaaaaaagcccaaggcctattggagctagtatcttattggtcccttttggtcccactccaagccacatactagagcccaattggattgacccaaaaggctagtccaattagataatcagttatataatGAGAGAAACACACAGAAATAAAGAAGTCTCTTTCATAAGTGTTTTTTATTAAGATCAGACTTAGAATGAAATagtttgtgtgtgagtgttagacactttcttattctctcattggaaactgattgagagaccatacatcttggacattaagtggaattggagtaaagattaaaagtgttcccaagtgcttctgatcttcggttttgaatttcaccgctccaaggtatgCTTTCTTATTCTccaattctaaaacttacatagtgcatgttatcgattgtgtatgaagtagatccgttaaatttccgctgcgtatgttttgtatgcgatacaaataCGTGATTTTCCAATAGTTCCATAATAACAGGATTCCAGGGGATATATTCCAACAAAAGCAGTGCCTCATAACATAGAAAATCTTGATGATTCCATAGTTTTTGATATTATTGATCCAAATACGAGGGACTAGAATTTAGAGTTGTTTGATTATTCCATTACTCTGTTTGTAGTTCTAAAAATTAAAGTCATCCCGCTCTGTAGAACTCCTCAAGAAGATTGTGTGGTTTGGCCTCAAAGTATAAGTGGATTATATACAGTGAGAATGGGTTATCGACTTCTTTGTGAGTTGGAAAACAGGGAGGGTGCCTATAGCTCAAACTCAGTGACACAAAAAATTTTCTGGAATggtatttgaaaattaaaaattccgAACAAGAAGAGAATTTTCTGATGGCGGGCCTGTTCTAGTGCTTTACCAACATTGAAGAATCTTCATCACCGAAAAGTTCTAGACTCTCCTCTATGCAACGCTTGTGGAAAGTTAAAGGAATCTACTCTTCATGCCCTATGGGAATGTGATGTAATCCATCCTAAATGGGGATCTAGGTTCAATGATATTCGACGTGATTTTACACAATTCTCTTCTTTCTGAGACGTGGTCAGTGTGGTCGAACAACAGCATAAAAACTTGGAATTATTCATAGTAGTGGCATGGTTCACAGGTATAGGAGGAATAAATGTCGACTCAAGGAGCCTAGTCAATCCACTATGAAGATTTTTGAGGCAGCACAAAATTTAGTGATCAAGTTCTAGGCAAAACTGTCAAGCAAATCTTGTCCTCCAATACCTGTTTGCTCGAGATGGAAACCACCAATACCAGACATATACAAAGTTAATTATGAGGGGGCTATGTTCGCAGAGATAGGTGAAGTTAGAATTGGAATTGTGGTTCGGAATGGAAAGGGTAAAGTGATGGCTTCCTTAGCTGAAAAGATTCACATGCCATAAAGTGTAGAAGTTTTAGAGGCTTTGGCAGTGAGGAGAGCAACAATTTTCACAATGGAATTGGGATTTCACCGAGTAATCATTCCACTAATtaacccattaaaataataatttttgatagaaaaattcaaaaaccaagGCTTAACCGCTTTGCATCGTTAACAATGATGCCTGGGAAGGGGAAAGACCTCtaataaaagagaaatgttgtccaaaatattttcacaacaaatcctaaatgacaagttgttactggcTGTTATTGAAGGGTAAAAAGGTAATTTAAATagtggattcaaattagaaccagtaataacttgtcacctattatttgttgtaaaattgctATGAAATTAGAGTTGATTCATTGTTATGTATGTGTGATATGATGCAAACATACTTTACTCCTACAAATCTATGGATGGTGATTCATGGAGGAATGCACACCATGAGTTTTGGCAGGAGGGGAAAGactttggggttttttttttttttttttttcttcctttagaGATGTTATTGTCAAAGTTAGCAATtagttgagtttttttattaaaaaaaatagggtaaaatattatttttgttcctaaactttaccaaaagtttgttttttatctctaaactttaaaaagttttttttttcatccttaaactttataaagagttttttcaatagtttaaaaacaaaaataggaaTGAAAGTAGAACTTTTTTCAATAGTATAAGgatgaaaaccaaatttttgGGAAAGTTTAAGgacacaaataaaatattttcaatagtttaggaatgaaagatgaacttttcaatagtttaaagacaaaaaatgaacttcttaaagtttagaaatggaaaacattttttttttataaagtttaaggaccaaaatagtattttatcaaaaaattattattttgatagtttaattAGTGAAATGCTGACATAGCATCATTTGGAATCTTATTAGTCTTATATTAGAAGGAAAATGTAAGGATTTTAAGGACTATCTGTGATAAAGTTCACTAAAAAATCTAGAGGATCTAGATCCCTTGTACACACACAATGCATTTTAACAAAGAAAtacttttaaattgaaatttaatgaaaataaatggaaaatgtatttatttacttttttttttttctttctccctttATCTTCAGCATCCCCTAACAATTCTCCTAATCCATGTTCTTCCGATGCAAGACAAACCCCTAAACAAACCTCTCAACCATAATCAAAATGCAACACAATCACCGCCATTAAACTAGCTAGAGGGATTCAATAAGTGGTCTTTATCCATTCATAAGAGCTCCCCAAGTCAAGTTCTAATCACCAGCCTACTTTCTTGGCGGCAACCCATTCTAAGAGCTCCATAGTTGGGATATCTTTCTATGCAATTTgcaaaattgtgaaattttgtgaACTATCagaatttacaattttaaaggaataaataaaagatcatagaggaaaaaaaaaaggattggtAGAATTTTCCgcagagagaggaaaaaaaattagtataatttaatatgattttaaaaatattaagtttCAGTTTAAAAAGATTGGTTTTATTATTCATTCAGAGCATTAATTCAATGAAAGCAAAAGGATCGATATGGGCATTTCTCAAAGTTTAAgagtttataattttaaattaaaagcaCAATGTTCAATTTACCCAAAGTTcggagtttttatttatttttattttttataaagtaaGGATAAgtttaaatagagaaaaatatatgttgttattctaagaatttgaattcaaaaaatgTTATAGTGACTATCTTAATATTATAGTATAAGTCATGTTAACGGATGCTCTtaggacaattgttaataaattaatattagaaaattttttatattactttcacgagaaaatataaaaagttatcaaaaaaatagttgttttataatttttccataaaaaatatttgtaaaaatagttCTAAACCCGTTGACATTTCCCTTACACTTACAGTATTTTTAGGGGCTACATGTCTTGATAAATGCAAACAAGGGGAATGCACATGGATGCACGTGGAAAGCTATCCTTTGTATGAGAAAtaagagtttttttatttttttagtttatttatatattattattattattttgtattaatttatatttgtatatatatatatatatatatatatatatatatatatatatatatatatatatatatagagagagagagagagagagagagagagagagatggattcaagttacacttggtgtaattCTAaccaatgttacaccacccaataacttgttattgaattaatattttgaaaatccaaccgttgaattacatgttctatatggtcctaacatgcatgccaattttcatatcaatcggatgctatttaccatttgatctataaatgcatcttttatgcattattttagactacaaaaatttgaattttaacaattgattgatgacatggctattaatctttaatcaccttgaaattttgtaagcatgaagaatatacaaagataatgtaatcgaacggtggatttgtcaatattcgcgtccaattaaaaaatattgagtagtgtaatattgcttaaaattacaccaggtgtaacttgaacccaacctatatatatatatagacacacacacacatacatataaagtgatgattattatttaaattgattatatttttacatatttcttgatttttaaaactattataTACTCTAATTGTTTGATCTCTAATTTATTTAACATAAAATCTTGATTTGAATGTTTAAATTCTGTATGATTTAAAAGATAATTCATAGTTTACAAATAGAATAGATATAGTAGAAAAAATAGTTGTTTTGATTAATATAAAGACAAACTTTAATGTACATGCTTTTGTTATATACAAGCAATAACATAAGTCAAATCATATTGCAGattacatattttatgtatgattatatatatataacttggtCTCACGGACAAAATTTTCTAGCTCCATCACTAAATGGAGAGTAGAGagcaggagagagagagaaaataatcttgcaattcttttttttcttttttttttaaacacatatctctaataattaaataaataaaatcctaggattatggtttttttttttttttttaaactatggGCAGCCAACATGAACATCTTTTGGGCCCAGACAAGTCCAGCttacttttttttgagaagtccAGGTCTAATACCCAATATAAGTTTTCCCAGAACTGAGAGGCTGCTGCTTAGTTTATACTCAAGTCGGATGGCCATGAAGCATATACATTATTTTATCTGCATacgttttttctttattgttgaAAGAAACCAACCATATAAGCCCACGCTCAAAGAACTCAAcccatttcaaaattacatgaaAAATCAGAATCCAACCTAGATAGTCAGATTAATAAGACAAATATTTCAAACCAAagtctatttatttttattttttcctttacaagtaaaaataatgaatttccTGTCTCTTTGAATCAAGGAAGATAAACAATGTGAACGTACTAAAAGTAGCACTGAGTTTCTTTATATCATAATCACAATTAGCATTAGTGGTAGAAATCTATGTAAATATATTTGCAGAAGTCCATGTCTCAATTTTAAGGCTCCTCAGATTAACATTTGGTGTGTTTATGCATACGCAAATTAGTATCCACATTTGAGAGTGTTTTGACCCATTTTCTTCAAAAGTGCATTATAATTACATAATCAAGTACACAATACTCTCCAAAGGAACTAAATCTAGaacattaaaaacaataatttttttgccaACAGGCACAACCAAGTTAGAAACTTAAATAGGTTGTTTCTTTTTACTCCTCATGGGGGTACTGGCATCTAATAATTGTCTGACAACATCTCTCATTGTAGGTCTCTTGCTTGGCTCCTTTTCAGTGCACCTCaaagccaacacaaacacaTCAATAACTTGTTCCATGATATCTGAATGCAAAAATTCCTCCATAAGGCTTGAATCAACAATCTTTTCAATTTCTCCTGTATTGCTCCAGACAGACCTGACCCAACTCACAATATCCATTTCCTCCATGAATGATGGATCCAATGCCTTCTTTCGGCTTAACAGCTCAAGCAAAACAACCCCATAACTATACACATCAGACTCCTTACTCTTTGTTGTTGTGTATGCATTTTCTGTAAAGCCATGGTACACAAATCattcaatttaaaaatctaaaaatagaaataggctaaacaacaataaatgcAGAAGAATTACCTGGTGCAATATAACCAAATGTACCCGCAACTGAGATGGATGGGGTTGAAGCAGAGGACTGATCCAGAAGCTTGGCGATACCAAAATCAGAAATATGAGGCTCCATCTCTGAGTCTAAAAGTATGTTATTTGGCTTGATATCACGGTGTACTATAGGAGGATCACAGTCAAAATGGAGATATGCCAATCCATGTGCTGTTCCAACTGCTATTTTGTAGCGGACACCCCACTCTAGTGTTGGTGGTGGATTCACTTCATGTAAAACATCATGAAGGCTCCCATTTTGCATGTACCTATACAAGATTAAGCCATAGTCCTTTTGTAACCAAAAGTCTTCCAGTCTCACCAAATTCCGGTGCCTAATCTTCCCAACAGTTTGAATTTCTCTAGCCATACTTAGGTTTCCTCCTTTATTCCCAGAAAATGCAAGCTTCTTCACGGCAAAAACTTTGTCTGGGCTCAATGAGGCCTTATACACAACTCCATGGGCTCCTCGCCCAATTAAATACCGGTCATTTAGATTTTCTGTAGCCTCCATTAGTTTTTTAAGCAGGGAAGATGGTCCCTCTTGAGCAGAAGTGTCAGCTTCCTGCTTTGGTCTTCtgcagaaaagaaaaacaagaaccAATCCGAGAAGCATAAAAACAAGAGCTAGTGAGAATCCAAGGGCTATCATTGCGACTTCTAATCTACTAAGACCTTTTTTATTGCTTGATTGAAGGTCACAAGGCTTGAAATTGCTGTTTCCGGTGCAGGTTAAGCCACCAGATGGAAGACAACTGACACAAAGGCTGGGGTTGCCTAAGAATGATGATGGAGATGAGTTCAGAAACTTCATTAGTGTTTGCGGGACAGGACCTGTGAAGTGATTGTATGAAATATTGATCTCAACTAATGACTGCATTTCCTCTAGAGCTATCAAAGTTCCTGTCAAATTGTTATGAGACACATCCAGCTGCAGAAGCCTGTTCAATTTCCCAAGCTCTAAAGGAACTTCACCTGTCAACCCATTACTGCTGAGATTCAATGCATAGAATAGATCCTGCAGTGCCCCAATAAACGAAGGAATCTCTCctccaaaaaaatttccacCAAGTTGTAGCTCTGAGAGCATTTTAAATTCCGACAAGAACGATGGGACACCCCCAATAAAACGATTCTCTCTCAAAATCAAAGTGGATAAACCTGCCCAGCTCCTCAAACTAGATGGAATTGAGCCATTCAATAGATTGAAACCCACATCAAATCTCTCTAATTTGACACAATTTGATAGCTGAGATGGCAAAGGACCTTCCAATTTGTTTTCAGCCAAACTCAATGTCTGCAGATTCACGAGGTTTCCTAGCTCTGGGGGTATAAACCCTGTAAACATATTCTTGGACAAAAAAATGGAAGTGAGGTTGGTGCAATTTCCCAGGCTTGATGGAATTGCTCCACCAATATTATTTTCACTGATGTCCATTAATAAAAGCTTTGTATTTTTGGCAAATTCTGGAAGAGCCCCTGTGAAGTTGTTTTGTTTGAGGATTAATCTTCGCAGAGTTGAACAGCTTCCTACATCAGAAGGTATGCTACCTTGAAGTTGATTTTGACCCATATTCAGCACACTTAATTGCTTTCCAAAGCAAAGATTTGGAGGAATTTTACCGGTGAACTTATTATTCGTAAAGTCCAACTGTATTAAGCTGCTATTAATCCCCAAACTTTCAGGTATGACTCCAGAGAATTGGTTGTCATACAATGAAATGTTTTTAAGTTGTTTGAGCTCAGTCATCTCCAGAGGTAGCTCCCCGGAAAGGCTGTTATTATACACATGAAGATACTGGAGACTCGGAATCTTCCAAATGCTAATGGGAATCTCACCCATTAAACGGTTGTTAAACAATTCAATGACCTGCAACTCAGTCAGCATCCCTAATTCACTGGGAATTTCCCCCTCAAGTTGGTTTGTATACAATTGTAGGTCTTCCAGGGACTTGCACTTCCCAAGTTCGGGCggtatttttccagacaaatgGTTTTCAGGAAGGTGAAGTTGTGAAAGCTTATATAGTAGACCAAAGGAAGATGCGATATTGCCCGTTAAGTTGCTACTCACAGCAGCGAAGTATGTTAAGTCACTACAATTGCCCAAGCCTGGTGGAATACCTCCACTAAAACCATTGAACGACAAATCCAAGTAGTATAAACTCTTGCAATTGCCCAAACCCAAAGGAATTCTACCCTCAAGACTATTTTGGCTGACTGATAAATAAGCAAGGTTCTCAAGATTGTTTAGACTCTCAGGCAAAATACCCACCAGTTGATTCTGATTCAAATAAAGTTCCTCCAGTTTACTACAATTTCCAATAGATGAAGGAATCATCCCTGATAACTGATTACCAGATAACCATAGACTCAAAACCTCACTCATGTTTCCAACATTTGCTGGAATTGAGCCATTGAAATTGTTATTGTTTAGATACACATATTCCAAGTATGGAATCCGAAACACGGATTCGGGTATTTCACCAATCAGCATATTTTCATAAAGGCTCAATGACAGTAAACTATGCAAGTTTTCAAATCTATCAGGTATTTCTCCACTAAAGTTGTTTACAGATAGGTCCAATTGCTCAAGAACACTACAGCTGCCTAACTCTTTAGGTATGACACCAAAGAAATTGTTATAACTCAAGACAAGGATTTGCAATTGACTAAGGTGCCCAATTTCAGGTCCTAACCGACCTGAAATTGCCTGACTAGAGAGGTTAAGGGACATCACATTGTGAGCGTTGTCACACTCCACTCCTGCCCATGAGCAAGGAGAGGAATCAGAAGCATTCCAGCTGGAGGTTATGGAAGGAGGCACAGATTTCCAGTGCCTCAGGAGTGCCAACAAAGTTATCCCATCAGAGTTGAGACCAGAGACAATATAACCATATATGGATGCAGTGAAGCATAAAATCAGCAATAAATGGTTCAAAACAAGCTGCATGGTAATTCAAATTTAATGGTGCAGATTCTGTAGAAGATAAAACTATAAAGAAAGACAGACTAACTCACTAAAGATGGTAAAAAAGAATGTTCAGCTTTAGAGTGAGTGATGGTACTTGCCTACTTGGGGCTTGCAGCAAAACCCAGCATTGATTTGGAATTTAGAGAGAGGAACAAAGTTCAAATCTTGAGAATGAAAGAGAGATAGAGTATGTGTGAAAGCGGTTAtgttatatatagtatatatgtAGTTTATTGTTGTATCAGAAAGACAGTGCAATGTTGTCCGTAAGAGAATTAAATATGTTGCATGGTTTTTAAGGCCAAATTTGTGAGCCATCTGCTAGTGTCTAACATGACAACGCGGTTTCTGGCCCCCGCTATAGATAAGACGCTGGACCTTTTTGACAATTTGACTTGCTTTGGATCTTGTCTGTTACTCGGTTGTTGTCTTTACCGAAAAATATCATATCtttttctagtaaaaaaaaaaaaagtggctgaaTAGAACAGGAATAGGTGTGAATTTCACAGTTGCCACTACTTGAGTCCAAAATGAACCGCccatttttaaactaaaatcatCTGCTTCCAGAAGCATTACCCAGGAGATAATAGTTTGGAAGAAatggtttgtttattttttgggacTAGAATTTCGTTGAGAGTGAGTCAGTGAATAAGATGGATTTAGCAccatttgtatt is a genomic window containing:
- the LOC142630573 gene encoding uncharacterized protein LOC142630573, which codes for MQLVLNHLLLILCFTASIYGYIVSGLNSDGITLLALLRHWKSVPPSITSSWNASDSSPCSWAGVECDNAHNVMSLNLSSQAISGRLGPEIGHLSQLQILVLSYNNFFGVIPKELGSCSVLEQLDLSVNNFSGEIPDRFENLHSLLSLSLYENMLIGEIPESVFRIPYLEYVYLNNNNFNGSIPANVGNMSEVLSLWLSGNQLSGMIPSSIGNCSKLEELYLNQNQLVGILPESLNNLENLAYLSVSQNSLEGRIPLGLGNCKSLYYLDLSFNGFSGGIPPGLGNCSDLTYFAAVSSNLTGNIASSFGLLYKLSQLHLPENHLSGKIPPELGKCKSLEDLQLYTNQLEGEIPSELGMLTELQVIELFNNRLMGEIPISIWKIPSLQYLHVYNNSLSGELPLEMTELKQLKNISLYDNQFSGVIPESLGINSSLIQLDFTNNKFTGKIPPNLCFGKQLSVLNMGQNQLQGSIPSDVGSCSTLRRLILKQNNFTGALPEFAKNTKLLLMDISENNIGGAIPSSLGNCTNLTSIFLSKNMFTGFIPPELGNLVNLQTLSLAENKLEGPLPSQLSNCVKLERFDVGFNLLNGSIPSSLRSWAGLSTLILRENRFIGGVPSFLSEFKMLSELQLGGNFFGGEIPSFIGALQDLFYALNLSSNGLTGEVPLELGKLNRLLQLDVSHNNLTGTLIALEEMQSLVEINISYNHFTGPVPQTLMKFLNSSPSSFLGNPSLCVSCLPSGGLTCTGNSNFKPCDLQSSNKKGLSRLEVAMIALGFSLALVFMLLGLVLVFLFCRRPKQEADTSAQEGPSSLLKKLMEATENLNDRYLIGRGAHGVVYKASLSPDKVFAVKKLAFSGNKGGNLSMAREIQTVGKIRHRNLVRLEDFWLQKDYGLILYRYMQNGSLHDVLHEVNPPPTLEWGVRYKIAVGTAHGLAYLHFDCDPPIVHRDIKPNNILLDSEMEPHISDFGIAKLLDQSSASTPSISVAGTFGYIAPENAYTTTKSKESDVYSYGVVLLELLSRKKALDPSFMEEMDIVSWVRSVWSNTGEIEKIVDSSLMEEFLHSDIMEQVIDVFVLALRCTEKEPSKRPTMRDVVRQLLDASTPMRSKKKQPI